The Porphyromonas pogonae genome segment GGACCGGCTCGTGACTCTTTGAAGGAACTCTACATGCACAAGATCGAAAACGTGCTGGGTTCTAACAATAAGATCTAAAATATCTTTACAGTTATATAGCAGAAGAGACTGTCTCAAATTTTGAGGCAGTCTCTTTTTATTATCGACTAACAAATATCAAAAAGTCTATAGAGACCGTTGCATAGCAGGCAAATTGCTTCGTTGCTTGCGAGATTCGCGTTTGGTCATTTACCTGAAGTAAACTCCCTGTGCACTCACTCTTAGCGCCTTGCACTTTACCCTCTCTGCCCGGTCAAAGTGTCTTTTGTCGGCTTTGACTCCAAAATCCACAAGACTGTTGACTTTTGCAACAGTCTCCTATAGTTTCGAAATCTTGTATGCTCCCCGCATGACAAGAAGAAACACAATACCCCCGATAATAGTATCCGGTATATAACTATCCGTAACAGCTACTAATATACCGCCCAAAATTACACCCACATTGGCTATCACATCATTTGAGGAAAATATGGTAGCCGCTCTCATGTGACTTTCCCCACTCTTATCTTTGGTCAAAAGATAGAGGCATGCAGCATTGCCCAGCAGAGCCAATGAGGCTACTATAATAATAGTAAGACTATCGGGTCGTACAGTTTGGGTAATAAAACGCTCCACCACTTCGTATAATCCGCCCAACGCCAAAATACCTTGCAACACGGCACATAGCTTGGTGATACGTTTCTTTCGCATAGTATTTTTACCTATAGCCCATATCGCAAGGCCATAAACCAAAGCATCGGCAAGCATATCCAATCCATCAGCCATAAGCCCCAAAGAACCTGAAATGTACCCGAAGATTTCTTCAGCCAGAAAATAAACCGCATTGATTACCAGCACGGCTATAAGAATGTTTAGCTGCCGCTTATTATGTACATTTTGATGAGGGTCGTTGCTTTCCGAGTATTTTATGTCTTGCTCAGACACGAGTGTCCCCCCCATTTTTACAGATACAAGAGCTTCTTCGATAGGCTCAAAACTACCATTGAAAACAATTGTGAGCACCCTAGCCGGTAAATCAAAATCCAGAGAATGAACTGACGACAACTCAGCCAGTTTCATCCTGATAATTTGCTCTTCACAAGGGCAATCCATAGCTGGAATATGATACTTAACTTCCTTTTCCATCAAAAGGTGAATAGATTAAAATCGTTATTTCAAAGAGAGTATACACATATATACGTGCATATTACTCCACAATATTATTATTTATACAGCGTAATATTCACTCAATGCAGATATACTGTTGTATCATCAATACCTGCATCGTGCATAGCTTCTTTACGCTCTACACATGTACCACATGTGCCACACTGGACATCACCTCCGCAATAGCAACTCCAAGTCTCGGCATAGTCTATTCCCAGCTTTTTGCCTATCCTGGCTATCTCACCTTTGGTTATAGAGGTATAGGGAGCTGTGATATGCACATTATTTCCGGTACCTTCTGCGATAGCTTGTGTCATAGGATTAATAAAGGAAGCACGACAGTCAGGGTAAATAGCATGATCGCCAAAGTGATTGGCAATATAAATGCGTGATAGTCCCCTACTCTCTGCCATACCGGCAGCTATGCTCAGCATGATTCCATTGCGAAATGGCACCACCGTACTTTTCATATTATCATCGTCGTAAGACCCCATAGGGATATCGCCGCCGCTTTTCAGTAAATCACTCTTAAAATATTCTGCAATAAAGCTCAGCGGAATAGTAATATGCTCAATACCTAAACGCTCACAATGCATGCGCGCAAAAGGCAACTCCTTATCATTGTGTTTAGAACCATAATCAAAGCTTATACCCAGTCTGATATCGTGTGCATATTCATATAGCAGAGTTATGCTGTCCATGCCTCCTGAGACTACAATTAGTCCGGAAGCATTATTGATGTTATCTATCATATCTTAGTTTTTAGCTATACAAATTTAAACATTGTAAACGTATATTTGTTATGAAAATAGATCACAGAAAAGTGAAAAGTCACTTAAAATAAAGTAAAAGATATTTCACGATATATTAATAACAATAAATTATAGTAAGAACAATGAAACACGAATTGATCAATTTGCCTTACGAGCCTACAGCTCTGGAACCGGTTATCAGCAAAGAAACAATTGAATATCATCACGGCAAACACCTTCAGAACTATGTGAATACACTGAACAAGCTCATCGAAGGTACAGAGTTTGAGTCCATGTCATTGGAAGATATCGTAAAGAAAAGCGATGGCGGCGTATTCAACAACGCCGGTCAGGTGTTGAATCACAATCTCTATTTTACACAATTCGGTCCTCATTGCGGTGGTAAGCCTTCAGGCAAGTTGATGGAAGCCATTGAAAAGAAATGGGGAAGTTTCGACAAATTTCAGGAAGAATTCAACAATGCATGCGTTACATTGTTTGGTTCAGGTTGGGCATGGTTGGCCTCTGACGAAAAGGGGAATCTGGAAATCACCAAAGAACCCAACGGCAGCAATCCCGTAAAACACGGACTTAAACCTCTGTTGGGTGTCGATGTTTGGGAACACGCATATTATCTTACCTATCAGAATCGCCGAGCCGATCACGTGAAAGATGTATGGAGCATCATCAACTGGTCAGCTGTAGAGTCACGTTACTAAAAACCATCGGTAGCAACTCCATATAGGAGTTGCATGTTATGGCTCCTATAAACTCAGCGGTCACCAGCTCTCTTATCCGAGAGCAGCATGGTGACCGCTTTTCTTACCTGAATCAATAATGGAATAAAAGAGACTATGAGACGCTCATCATTCATTTGGGAATCGTCTCAATTCTTTTATCCTCTTCACCCAATTCCTCCCGGAATTTTGAGAATAAAACCAATCATCTAATCTTCATATAATTCTTCTAACCCCAGATATTCTATTCTTAGTGCATAAGCCCCCCTCAACAAATTCATAGCTGTTGCAGGAATGCCTCCAAACTTATATCTGAGGGCACATTGAGCTTCTGTTTGATGCGATATTTGCTCATTCTCACACTTTTACTCTCCACATTATACATATTGGATATTTCTTTAGGAGTCAGTTTCATACAAAAACAAGCGCAGTATTTCAAGTCTTGAACTGTTAATTTATTATTAGAATACTCTTCAAGTTTATTGAAGTAATCACGATTATTAGCCTGAAACTCTGCCACCAAAACATCCATCTGGCTTTCCTCATTTACCAATGTAGCCATTGACTGTTTAGCAGTGAGCATATTATCGTTTATCAATCTGCTCGCTGTTAGTTTGGACGACTCTTCTTTTTCAATTGAATCTTTGGCTTCTATCTGTGATCTGAGTTCGGATATCTCTTGCTCGTATTTCATACGGAGAGAGATTTGTTTCTCCAGTTCCTCTTTCATCTGCAGATTTTTTTCCATATACTCTTTCTCATGCTCCAAATTGATCTTATGTACCTCCAGTACACGAAACTTCATTTTGTAATACACCATCATCAAGGACATTACAAACAATAATGCCAGCACTATCACGGGAAACACATAGCACATAGTAGATCTTCCATTGCTTACGGCTGTGTCTCCATAGGTAATATCATGATGGGTGCTCCGCCAGGCATTCGCCATAGGATCAGGGTTTATTGCCACAGACAGCCCTTCGCCAGCGACTCGCTTATTAGTGAAAGTCTTACAGGGATTTTCTACAACATACGGGATTATAGCACAGTTGAGTCTTCTCCTCAAAATAATTCCATACTTATTTCCATCCACCATATTATAGGATGAGCTATAGCACACAGGATCCATGACCAAACCCATTCTGCACACACTAAGGCATGATGCTATCATCAAAGTGACCCAAATAGTAAGTTTATCTAACATGATTACTGTATCAGAATAATATTTTTAATATGCACTCAGATTTGCAATATACACACCCATGTTGCCTACATAACTCACAACACTTGACGGAATAAGACTCATTCACAATGCAAAAAAGTGATTTGTAGACATGTTGTATACACTATGTAGGTATTTTATAGACATATATTCTCATTTACATAGAGCTAATTGTAATATATTGGCAACCTGATTCGTAAAGAGTTAGCACTAATAAAGAAGAGCCGACTCTACTTATATAATTTTTAACACGGTCACATAAACAATGAAAATTATTGATTTGCAAAAACACTTGCTATGCAGTTGTTACACATGCAGTCCTCGTAATGGATTCTATGTTGTCAATATGTCTCCGGATGATTCCAAAGTAAACTCACCGGACATTACTGTAAATAGAATTATCTACATACTCAAGGGCAGGATAAGCGTGCAATACAATTTGTTTCCTGAACTTACTGTAGAGCCACGTCATATCTTCTTTATACCTGCCGGAGATACTGTATACATCACACCTCTTGATGATGTCACCATGGTGATCATGAAATCCGAGCAGATACAAAGCATTTGCAGCAAAGTCACCATGTCTCACCTATCCATATCGCTTTCCAAGTCAAAAGAAAACACTCTCTACACATTCAAAGCATACCAATCACCTCGCATCATCAACATCTTCTACTACGTTCTTAGCGAGTATCTACTCTCAGGCTTCAAATGTGCCCGACTCCACTCCATCAAAAGCGAAGAGCTCATGATGCTCTTAGGTATTAGTTTCAGAGAGCAGGAACTTATTGATCTCTTCAGACCCATCATCGGCAAGTCGGCAGAGTTCAAACAGCAAATATTTCGATGCATAGACGAGCAGGAGAGCATATCTACATTGGCAAGAAAGATGAATATGGGCATTGACAATTTCAAAAAGAAATTCAAAAAAGAATTCGGTACATCTCCCTACCAATGGCTACTACAGCGCAAAGCTCATAAAGTCATGGTAGCACTGTGCGAGTCCGACATACCCATCAAACAGATTGTAGATGCTTTCAAGTTTTCCTCACGCTCCCATTTCAATAAATTCTGCGAGCATTGGTTGGGAGCTTCCCCGGGATCCATACGTAAGAAACACGGTAACCATTAAACTTGTCCCTCCCTACCCCTCCCTTGGGGGTGTTTTTTGGGGTAAGCCCTAGATCTGTGAAGCAGTCGGAGCCTTTGCCTTCCCCTTGGAGAAGGGAGAGGCAGAGGCGTGGCATTTCTTTTGGCGAGAGAGCTATTATTTCGTCAATCCCTCTTGGAGAAGGGGGAGGCTGAGGTGTGGCATTTCTTTTGGCGAGAGAGCTATTATTTCGTCAATCCCCCTTGGAGAACTAATCTATACACATATCTCAACGATTTAACATACTTTTATTCAATTTCTTGCATTGTATCCTCGTTGTTTTTTCGTATCTTTATATATGTAACTTAACATTTTCAGGCGTCATAAAAGATGCACGTATCGCTAAGCGATTATATTTCGTCTTGGCAGCAATGACACGTCGTGTGGACGGGGTCATGAACAGTTGTTTTAAGAATCATGCAGAAAGGCAGGGGGCTTATCGACTCCTAAATAATAAAAGATGGAAAATGGATCAGTTTTTGGACTGCGTTACCGCAAATAGCGCACAATGTTGCAAAGATCTTAAGCATGTGCTTTGCATTCAGGATACTACAGAGTTTACTTTTGATAATATCAGTGGCAGATTAAACCCTAATGACGAAGATTATGGGTATGGAACCAACAAGAGTTCGGAGTACAGCATCTTTGCTCATCCTTGCTTGCTCTTTGACCCTGAGACAGAAACCCCTATGGGTTATAGTTCGATTGAGTTGTATAACAGAGATCGCAAAGACGCACGCCAGAAGAAACAGCTGCGTAAAAAAATTGGATTTAATGAGAAAGAATCGTCTCGTTGGGCTGCATCGGCTAAAATGGCAAACGCGAATTTGCCAGAAAATTTACGTAAAACCATGGTGGGTGATCGTGAGAATGATATCTACACCGTCATGAGTAAGACGTTGGAAGAAGGATGTGATTTTCTGATTCGCTCCATTCACAATCGGCTTCTCGAGGGAGATTCAAAATCTAAAAAAGAACGTATCATCGAATGGTTGGATAAACAACCGGTTAGTTTCAGTTGCACATCCCAGATCACTAGGCAAAATAGGCGTAAACCTCGCAAGGCGTTGTTCGACGTCAAATATGCACCAGTCACTTTCGGCAACACAGGTAATGGTAAAGACGATGTTTCAAAGAGTATTAGCTGCCACTACGTTCATGTCAGAGAAGATGCCGGTAGCGTTCCCGAGGGTGAAAAGCCTATCGAATGGCGTTTGCTCACCTCGCACGAAGTAAAGAGTAAGGAAGATGCACTCCGGATTATACAGTGGTACAAGTATCGATGGCATATCGAAGAAGTCTTTAGATTAATGAAAACCAAAGGCTTGGGTATTACCTCTGCCCAATTAGAAAACGGTATGGCGATGAAAAAGCTTATGGCAATGGGGTTCTATGTTGTGCTAAAGTGTATGACTCTAAAGAAAAAATATGACACTGCCAATGAGAGCGTTTCATGTAATCGACTCTTTACAGAGGAAGAGTGCGAGATGCTGCATCTAGAGATGGAAATGCTACATAAAGAGTCTCCTCGATCAAAAGATGGGAATAATCCTTTTCGGGAAGATTCGTTAGCTTGGGCTTCGTGGATAATAGCCCGACTGGGATCATGGAAAGCTTATGTAAAATCTGGCGGACCTCCAGGATATAATACCATGTGCAAAGGTCTAAAGGTTTTCCATGAGCACCTCACTGTACTATCTTTCATGAAACAAAAAAATTAAAAGATGTGTATAAAGATTAGCTTGGAGAAGGGGGCGGGGGGGGGGGATTGACCGCTTGTCTAATCTCCCCCTTTGCATCCATAAAAGCTCACCTTTTCATCAATCCCCTTTGGTATCTACTTAGCTCTCTTCTCGTCAATCCCCCTGCCCCCTTCTCCAAGGGGGAGGCAAAGACATTGCTTACTTTTTGGGGGGAGGGGAGAAGTATGTCACAAGCCTGAGCCAGGGTTTGGAGGCGTCCCACTGCCGGCATTATCTCCCGGTGTAACCCCACCCGCTCCAGGCTTAGCGGACTTGAGGACTTTGCGACGCCCCGTCTCAGCACTCACTCGCTCATAGGCGAGCCCTTGGCCACCTCGTGTGGTTGCACTAGCTTTGAGTTCCTTGGAAGGAGTAAAAAGTATCTTGGGCGTACGAATCAACCCAGTGTTGAAATCGCCCTCCTTTTCTACAGCTTTGGAACCGAATGAGAGGCGGAAGGAGCCAAAGTCTTCCAGACGCACTATGCGCCCCTTGACCAACTCCTCATTCATCACATACACCATGCGATCCAGCACCGCACGCACATCGGCACTCGTCATAGCAGAGTACTCTGCTATGCGAGTGCACAGCTCCTTGAAGTTCATGTCGTCGAGGTATACCGGCTGTGCCGTGTAGATGTTTTTACCTTTTTGGGGGCCAATATTGATCTTGCGCCCCACGAGTTTGAATTTGATACTCATTGTCTTTGTTTTTTATTAGTTTAATATTCGTTTACGCCCATCCTCACTGGACAGGCCAATGCATCTGTCATAGGGTCACCGTAGCTACCTGTACTTCAGGTCATCGTTAGGTGTACTTGCAGCCATCGCTACACGTACAGGAGACACACCGTTACTTGTACGTGCAGCATCGACACCCTGTACAAATAGCGGTGATAGCCTGTACATGCAATAGGGAGAGAGAGGTTTGTGTCTGGGATACCTTCGACCTTGTAGTTTCTTTTTTATTATTACCATCTTTTTTAGTCTATCGATTGCTTGTTTTCTTTTGGTGTTCTTTATCATAGAGGAGAGGAGATACTTTTGTTTCACCCGATGAGAGTCTCAGAGTGTTGCCACCTGCGTGTGTCTCTCTCTTATCAGGCAGTATCCCATGAGCATGAAGCACAAACTTGTGTAAGAAAGGTGTAGCATACGCTATCTCAAAAAGCGCACTATCTCGAAACATACGCTTACGCACGCCATATGATGCCGTGCCCGTTAGTATCCCCAAATACGAGTTAGCATGAGCCAGCATATACTCCCGGTATTTTCGTTGTTTTCTTATCTCCCCAGGCTGTGCAGCAACTTCCTCATTGAGCTTTGCTACTCTTTTGCATATGCGTTTTCGGGTGGCGTGGCTCAGGTATCTTCGGTAAGGCTTGAGGTGAATGCCCAGAAAGGTCACCCCCTTTTTCACCTCCTGTAGTTTTATCTTGTTCGGGTGCAGTTCCAGCCCCCAGACTTCACTGAGGCGGCGTGCCATAGGGGCTATCAGAGATTTGAGATACTCTGCATCCGTGTGTATGAGGTAGAAGTCATCCACATATCGTCCGTAGTGCCTGATATGGAAGTCGCTTTTGACCCACCGGTCAAAGTCGTTGAGGTATAGATTGCTAAAAAGCTGTGAGGTCAGGTTGCCTATAGGTAGTCCGCACATATCGGGTGAGTACAGCAAGCTTTTGGAAGGTGGCAAGCCTTTGCTCAAGGCAGGGTTGCCACGGTACACACAATTTCTGATAGGGTCATGGTATATCACTTTATGCAGTAGCTCAGTCACCAGTCTATGCTTGGGCAGCTCACGTAGTAGCTTGCCCGCAGGGTGGCGCTGCGAGCCTATCTTATCCATCAGAGTCATAGCCTTGCGGTAGAGTATATTCCGATCTATGTGCATGAAATAGCCACGAATGTCGAGTTGCAGTACATAGGCAGGGCGAGTATACTGCTGTGAGCAGGAGAGGATGTGATGTTTCAGGCGCTCTACCCCAAAGTGAGTACCCTTGCCCGTGCGGCATGAGTAGCAATCATGTATCAGCAGTCTCTCCAGCGTGGGGTTGAGATAAGCATGGATGTAGTGGTGTACTATGCGGTCACGGAAGTCTGCCGCTATCACCTCACGCAGTACCGGGGAGGTCACCATGAATCGGGTGCAAGGCCTGATCTCATAGCAGCCGTCCATAATGCTCCGAGCCAGATCCGTAAGCTCCTCCTCGAAGCGTAGCTCAAACTCCAGGCGTGGCTTGCTACTGCGTTTGTGCCGTGAGGCAGCAGTATATGCCACCAGCAGGTCAGCCATGAGTTCGTGGTATGTTTGTGTAGTGGCTATAGCGTTTGTACTCATTATATCACTGTATATCATTGTTCATTTTCATATCTGCCGTAGCAGAGAGAGAGAGATGAGAGGGGATCATAGCCTCTCATCTTACTTCATCTACCGTAGAGGAGAGAGAGCTTGTATGCATACACCCGGTGAGTGTGAGGTGGCGGTGAGATATAGAGCCAAGGCGGCAGGTTCCTCGGAGAACGGACGCACAGCCATCCCGTTGGTCTGGTTGTTGTTGTTCACGTTCGCGTTGCTATTGTTCACGTTCATGTTGTACGCGTTGCTACTATTGTTCGCCGTGGCCGACCAGAAGTAGCCGTTCGAGCCACGGTTGTTAGGCGAAGCGGCAGCACTATGTCACACAAAAAAGTAACCTCTGATACTATATCGAGGTGAGTACCGGGCATCTCTTCCTGATATTTCGGAGAGACCCGCACTCTCAGCGATACCCCTTTGCATTCGGGACATAACCGGAGGCGGGCAGTTGTGGGCAAGAAGCTCGCACGGGGCAGCAGCTATGCTGTGGTGACCATCCTGGAGCTATCTCTCACTCCTCCTCGCCTTGACGGTGGGTTACCGAACCTACCATAATCCTCTCCTGCTCTGCACTATGACATAGGAGCAGGACTCTCATTACAATGCTTTTACATCGCACTTGGCCTTTTCTCACACGCACCCCTCACACCATTTTGAGGTTGCACTCAGAGACACAGGGACGTTTATCTCTGTATGCTGTGCTTTTGTCAATGCTCGTTTTGCATCCATAAAAGCTGTTCCTTTTCCTCAATCCCCTTGCATCTACTTAGCTCTCTTCTCGTCAATCCCCCTGCCCCCTTCTCCAAGGGGGAAGCAAAGACATTGCTTACTTTTTGGGAGAGGCAGAGAGGCGTAGCATTCTTCCTATCGAAAAAACGCATCCGAGGGGGAGGCAGGAGAAGAGGCTGAGACACGCTCATCTCACATTAGCATCATGAGGGAGCTTCGTCACAGATGTCACATGCTTCTCCCATGCGGTGAGTTGCTTGGATATGTCAGCTATGCTTTCTGTGATCATCACACATTGCTTGAGAGAGAGTAGCTTCAGCTCTCGCATGAGCCTGAAATGCACTCGCACCCTCACCAGCTCCTGTCTGGCACGTGATATATGATCAGCTTTGTCACGCACTATATTCGCACGGTATATCTCCATCAGTACTTCCTGTAAGGTGCGCTTCATCTCCTCTGCCAGCGTGTATCTGTACTCACGCTGTATCTTCACCGTGTATCTGTACACATAGATTAGCAGGTCAAAGGTGGCTTTGTATACCGGTAGGTTTTCGTAGTTCATGGCTGATTATTTCTTTGTCTATACATGTTGCGACATGGGATCTATGTCCGTATTTTCTCATGATATGCCCGGGAAGTAATGTAAGAGGAGTGAAAAACATAAATACCATCAGTAGCATACAAAATAGCAAGGTGATTCTTACCCTCTCTCACACCCATGCTCCGCCACCATCTGCCTCAGCTCTGCCACAAACAGCATACATCTCATGGGTGTAGCGGCTTCCAAGTGGAAGTTCTTCAGCTTTTCCAGTGCGGCTCTTTCTGCAGAGGTCACCGTAAAGGCTATGCTACGCATGCTATCATGGCATAGAGACTCATCTACCGGCACATCCTCAGTGAGCATACTCGGGGGGAATAGGGGTGTTTTGCGCACAGGAGGAGTATCCATGGGTATATTTTCTCTCCATGACCCGAAGTCCGCCTCCGGTGCTACCATGTCTTGGTTTATAGGTATCAGTATGACTTTACCTCCTGAGTTGGGCTCTTCCCGGGGCTTACAGCCTGCCGGTAGTTGCAGGGAGGCGAGTGTGCTGATGGGAAAACCCGTCGATACTACATCACGATGCACTGATTTGTAATATTTGCGCTTGGCTCTGTAGCTCCTGATGTGGTGTACAAATAAGTAAGCCGAGTATTCGTAAGCTTTGTAGAATACGCCCTCAGCGTAGAGCCTGACAGTGGGTTCACTGTTGTGGTTAGATTCGGTTGCCAGTATATCTTTGATACATGTCATGGTAGTGATCTTAAAAAAAAATTCGACCGCTTCGCGGTTCTTACTTCTTTTTGACGCCTCCGCCTTTGAGGGCGGAGGCGAAATAAAACAAATGAATCGAATAAAACGGCAGTGCGCCGTTTTAGTTACTCGGAGAACGGACGCACAGCCATCCCGTGGGCCTGGTAGCCGTTGTACACGAACGCGTAGCTATTGCCCACGCCCATGTAGTACGCGCTGCTACTATTGAACGCCGTGGCCGACCAGCAGTAGCCGTACGAGCCACGGTTGATAGGCGAAGCGGCAGACATACCGGCGGTACCGTTACTGTTATATCCATATGTAGGGAATATGCGAGTAACCGCTTCGGAGGCGTGATCGGACCACCACTGCTCGGATGCAAAGGTATTCACCGTACCGCTGAAGCCCTCGCCCAGATACACGGCTTGTACCACGAGCATCTTACCACCACCGCCATGGGTGTTATCCTCATAGCTATAGCGCCATGCAGAGAGGCGGGTGTTGGTAGCATCCTTGTAGCGCAGAGCGTAGGTGATGAGCTTACCGCCCACATTGCCCATGTTCTTGTAGTCGCCACGGTAGGTAGCGGTCTGACCCGCAATCTCGATAGTCTCAGAGATATTCTCCTTCAAAGATGACTCAGAGTAACGGATAGCCGTACTTGCACTTCCCACATGATCGTTGAATATACCGTGACACTCATTGCGTGAGGGCAGGTGCCAGCCTTGGAGGGCAAGTGCTGTGCCGGAAGCAAAGATGGCTTTGGCGTCGGCCCAGTTGTAATAGCCGAAGTCGGCATCAGTGTTGCTGTGTGTAGTCACAAATCCGAGGCGTGAGGAGTTCACGGCGTACTCTGATACGTACTCGAGCGCCATCTTGGGGCGGCTCAGCTGTGATATGGTCACTGTGACTTTGTTCCCGGGCTTGAGCTTGTTGCGAAACTCTACCTTACCCACACGCGGTGTGCTACTGATCACGGGGTTGGCCTTGACTTCGAGTTGGAAATGCTGCTCCATGCCGGCATAGGTGGTGATGTCTTTGAGTGATAGCCACTGGGCTCCCTCTATGACCACACCCTCACTCTGGGTGCTCTTGCCGGTAACATCGAGTAGCAGGTTGTAAGCCTCACCCGTGCGTATGGCTATGTCGGTGTTGGTAGCATTCGCTGTGTGCTTCACCTCATTAGCTGCCAGCGGAGCTGACCATGCGGTGTTGTACCCGGTCACTTTGCTTACGGTAGGCGCATCCTCGTTCTTGTAGTCCTCCATGTAGCGGTAGTCTACCTTCCAGTCCTCTACGTCTACCTTGAAGGTAATGCGGGGTGGGTTGATGGTAGGATCACCGGGCACAGTGTTGTCGTTGGGGTTGCGGTTGAGCTCCACGGTGTAGATGTGGTTGCGCAGTATAGCCAGGTCGGTAAACGGCACTGTCACCGTGCGCAGGGGCACATTGTTGAGAGCCAGCTGTACCTCCACGTGGGTATCAGCCGTCTTGCTGTTTTCGTACGTGTAGATGCTCTTCACGAATGGAGCTGAGGTATAGTCCTTGGTCTC includes the following:
- a CDS encoding RNA-directed DNA polymerase, with translation MSTNAIATTQTYHELMADLLVAYTAASRHKRSSKPRLEFELRFEEELTDLARSIMDGCYEIRPCTRFMVTSPVLREVIAADFRDRIVHHYIHAYLNPTLERLLIHDCYSCRTGKGTHFGVERLKHHILSCSQQYTRPAYVLQLDIRGYFMHIDRNILYRKAMTLMDKIGSQRHPAGKLLRELPKHRLVTELLHKVIYHDPIRNCVYRGNPALSKGLPPSKSLLYSPDMCGLPIGNLTSQLFSNLYLNDFDRWVKSDFHIRHYGRYVDDFYLIHTDAEYLKSLIAPMARRLSEVWGLELHPNKIKLQEVKKGVTFLGIHLKPYRRYLSHATRKRICKRVAKLNEEVAAQPGEIRKQRKYREYMLAHANSYLGILTGTASYGVRKRMFRDSALFEIAYATPFLHKFVLHAHGILPDKRETHAGGNTLRLSSGETKVSPLLYDKEHQKKTSNR
- a CDS encoding superoxide dismutase, encoding MKHELINLPYEPTALEPVISKETIEYHHGKHLQNYVNTLNKLIEGTEFESMSLEDIVKKSDGGVFNNAGQVLNHNLYFTQFGPHCGGKPSGKLMEAIEKKWGSFDKFQEEFNNACVTLFGSGWAWLASDEKGNLEITKEPNGSNPVKHGLKPLLGVDVWEHAYYLTYQNRRADHVKDVWSIINWSAVESRY
- a CDS encoding cation transporter, which produces MEKEVKYHIPAMDCPCEEQIIRMKLAELSSVHSLDFDLPARVLTIVFNGSFEPIEEALVSVKMGGTLVSEQDIKYSESNDPHQNVHNKRQLNILIAVLVINAVYFLAEEIFGYISGSLGLMADGLDMLADALVYGLAIWAIGKNTMRKKRITKLCAVLQGILALGGLYEVVERFITQTVRPDSLTIIIVASLALLGNAACLYLLTKDKSGESHMRAATIFSSNDVIANVGVILGGILVAVTDSYIPDTIIGGIVFLLVMRGAYKISKL
- a CDS encoding four helix bundle protein is translated as MNYENLPVYKATFDLLIYVYRYTVKIQREYRYTLAEEMKRTLQEVLMEIYRANIVRDKADHISRARQELVRVRVHFRLMRELKLLSLKQCVMITESIADISKQLTAWEKHVTSVTKLPHDANVR
- a CDS encoding HU family DNA-binding protein, whose amino-acid sequence is MSIKFKLVGRKINIGPQKGKNIYTAQPVYLDDMNFKELCTRIAEYSAMTSADVRAVLDRMVYVMNEELVKGRIVRLEDFGSFRLSFGSKAVEKEGDFNTGLIRTPKILFTPSKELKASATTRGGQGLAYERVSAETGRRKVLKSAKPGAGGVTPGDNAGSGTPPNPGSGL
- a CDS encoding helix-turn-helix domain-containing protein is translated as MKIIDLQKHLLCSCYTCSPRNGFYVVNMSPDDSKVNSPDITVNRIIYILKGRISVQYNLFPELTVEPRHIFFIPAGDTVYITPLDDVTMVIMKSEQIQSICSKVTMSHLSISLSKSKENTLYTFKAYQSPRIINIFYYVLSEYLLSGFKCARLHSIKSEELMMLLGISFREQELIDLFRPIIGKSAEFKQQIFRCIDEQESISTLARKMNMGIDNFKKKFKKEFGTSPYQWLLQRKAHKVMVALCESDIPIKQIVDAFKFSSRSHFNKFCEHWLGASPGSIRKKHGNH
- a CDS encoding helix-turn-helix transcriptional regulator, with the translated sequence MLDKLTIWVTLMIASCLSVCRMGLVMDPVCYSSSYNMVDGNKYGIILRRRLNCAIIPYVVENPCKTFTNKRVAGEGLSVAINPDPMANAWRSTHHDITYGDTAVSNGRSTMCYVFPVIVLALLFVMSLMMVYYKMKFRVLEVHKINLEHEKEYMEKNLQMKEELEKQISLRMKYEQEISELRSQIEAKDSIEKEESSKLTASRLINDNMLTAKQSMATLVNEESQMDVLVAEFQANNRDYFNKLEEYSNNKLTVQDLKYCACFCMKLTPKEISNMYNVESKSVRMSKYRIKQKLNVPSDISLEAFLQQL
- the queC gene encoding 7-cyano-7-deazaguanine synthase QueC, with amino-acid sequence MIDNINNASGLIVVSGGMDSITLLYEYAHDIRLGISFDYGSKHNDKELPFARMHCERLGIEHITIPLSFIAEYFKSDLLKSGGDIPMGSYDDDNMKSTVVPFRNGIMLSIAAGMAESRGLSRIYIANHFGDHAIYPDCRASFINPMTQAIAEGTGNNVHITAPYTSITKGEIARIGKKLGIDYAETWSCYCGGDVQCGTCGTCVERKEAMHDAGIDDTTVYLH
- a CDS encoding IS4 family transposase, which gives rise to MTRRVDGVMNSCFKNHAERQGAYRLLNNKRWKMDQFLDCVTANSAQCCKDLKHVLCIQDTTEFTFDNISGRLNPNDEDYGYGTNKSSEYSIFAHPCLLFDPETETPMGYSSIELYNRDRKDARQKKQLRKKIGFNEKESSRWAASAKMANANLPENLRKTMVGDRENDIYTVMSKTLEEGCDFLIRSIHNRLLEGDSKSKKERIIEWLDKQPVSFSCTSQITRQNRRKPRKALFDVKYAPVTFGNTGNGKDDVSKSISCHYVHVREDAGSVPEGEKPIEWRLLTSHEVKSKEDALRIIQWYKYRWHIEEVFRLMKTKGLGITSAQLENGMAMKKLMAMGFYVVLKCMTLKKKYDTANESVSCNRLFTEEECEMLHLEMEMLHKESPRSKDGNNPFREDSLAWASWIIARLGSWKAYVKSGGPPGYNTMCKGLKVFHEHLTVLSFMKQKN